From a region of the uncultured Desulfatiglans sp. genome:
- a CDS encoding hypothetical protein (Evidence 5 : Unknown function): MKMLSQWWLPFFLMVWFVPGKIWCLGSDELIALRRAGLSDAAIQTIIQEKVVETAAFSVEEIVDMKRAGFSDALVQTIVREGSFMKDAEPVVYGRNLSPVTMTTVQDLIELKKSGFSDEVIQAVIQAGSDRTEASEREKAWEMLREMGVVIDERRRRFP, encoded by the coding sequence ATGAAAATGTTGAGTCAGTGGTGGCTGCCGTTTTTTCTGATGGTGTGGTTTGTCCCTGGGAAAATATGGTGTCTCGGTAGTGATGAGCTCATTGCTCTTAGACGGGCAGGGCTGAGCGATGCCGCTATCCAAACGATTATCCAGGAAAAGGTGGTGGAAACCGCTGCCTTTTCTGTCGAAGAAATTGTGGACATGAAGCGTGCGGGTTTCAGTGACGCTTTGGTTCAGACGATCGTCAGAGAAGGGTCCTTTATGAAGGATGCAGAACCTGTTGTATATGGGCGGAATCTCAGCCCGGTCACGATGACCACGGTCCAGGACCTTATCGAATTGAAGAAATCGGGTTTTAGCGATGAAGTGATTCAGGCTGTGATTCAGGCCGGATCGGACCGAACCGAGGCTTCTGAAAGGGAAAAGGCCTGGGAAATGCTGCGGGAGATGGGTGTCGTGATAGACGAGCGCCGAAGGAGATTCCCGTGA
- the cheD gene encoding putative chemoreceptor glutamine deamidase CheD 2 (Evidence 3 : Putative function from multiple computational evidences), translating into MRKGFSAVGQNYFLQPGFIYVTRRPAVISAVLGSCVAVCAYDRKRRMGGMNHFQYPFIRDPRVATARYGNVATLGLIRLMVEEGSQLKHLEVQIFGGAHNPSLLSRNVGRENIMAARKVLAAQRIKVVSEDVGGEKGRKLVFDTAANEVAVMKVDRLRTSDWYPYGDQR; encoded by the coding sequence GTGAGGAAAGGTTTCAGCGCGGTAGGTCAAAACTATTTTCTGCAGCCCGGATTCATATATGTAACCCGTCGACCGGCGGTTATCTCTGCTGTGTTGGGTTCATGCGTCGCAGTTTGCGCTTACGACAGGAAACGGCGGATGGGCGGCATGAACCATTTCCAGTATCCTTTTATCCGCGATCCGAGGGTGGCAACGGCGCGATACGGCAATGTAGCTACCTTGGGCTTGATCCGTTTGATGGTCGAGGAGGGATCGCAGTTGAAGCATCTCGAAGTTCAGATCTTTGGGGGAGCTCACAACCCCTCCCTCTTATCCAGGAATGTTGGACGAGAAAATATCATGGCCGCTCGCAAAGTCCTGGCTGCGCAAAGGATCAAGGTTGTGTCGGAGGATGTCGGCGGAGAAAAGGGCCGCAAGCTGGTTTTTGATACGGCCGCCAACGAGGTGGCCGTCATGAAAGTTGATCGTCTGCGCACCAGTGACTGGTATCCTTATGGGGATCAACGCTGA
- a CDS encoding Chemotaxis protein cheW: MKATNVQMISEEGIVGGREGKYLTFSLAGEAYGIGILKIKEIIGMMPITPVPQTPAFVKGVINLRGKVIPVIDLRLRFGMSEIDHDERTCIIVVEIEASAGRITIGIVVDSVSEVLNIRAEEIEDTPSFGMRCDTRFILGMAKMEGSVKILLDIDRALTASDIQVLEQATG, encoded by the coding sequence ATGAAGGCAACCAACGTTCAAATGATTTCGGAAGAAGGTATCGTCGGAGGGAGGGAAGGCAAATATCTGACATTTTCCCTCGCCGGCGAGGCTTACGGCATCGGTATTTTGAAGATCAAGGAAATCATCGGTATGATGCCCATCACTCCCGTCCCGCAGACACCCGCTTTCGTTAAAGGCGTTATCAATCTGCGGGGGAAGGTGATCCCTGTCATCGATCTGCGTCTACGCTTCGGCATGTCTGAGATCGACCACGACGAGCGCACTTGCATCATCGTCGTTGAGATTGAAGCCTCTGCCGGCAGAATCACGATCGGCATCGTAGTAGATTCAGTCTCCGAGGTTCTCAACATCCGCGCCGAAGAGATCGAAGACACGCCAAGCTTTGGTATGCGTTGCGACACGCGGTTCATTCTGGGCATGGCTAAAATGGAAGGCAGCGTTAAGATCCTGCTCGATATCGACCGAGCGTTAACCGCAAGCGACATCCAAGTCCTGGAGCAAGCAACGGGTTGA
- a CDS encoding putative Flagellin and related hook-associated proteins (Evidence 3 : Putative function from multiple computational evidences), whose amino-acid sequence MRVTNKLLADTVNQNLLRSVRDLLKTEEVVSSGKRINKPSDDPVGSARTLHYRRLLGAVGQYERNMNHADAWLKSTESALGTANDLLVRAKELAVYQASETASAETRAAAAAEVKVIWQEMLRLANTRFGETYIFAGHQTDSAPFAKESLPILTSPYVDDAVFSINTDEIWTFVVGAERFDVSVSAGHSLMEVAEAVTAAGEGLVQAEVIGDGPPGAADRLVISLAPDRSAAVIGIEGNTSNLELHIGAADAEHIAYRGDQGLIAVNMGENIGLNINFTGQHVFTEDDSASGVNIFYVLDSLCSALEENDTTAIQDRIVLLDSAQSQVLGAQSELGARLNRVEMARNYWSDFELATTQLLSETEDADMVEAMTRLSLQETIYNASLGIAGRMLQQTLLDFIK is encoded by the coding sequence ATGCGGGTGACCAACAAGCTTTTGGCGGATACGGTCAACCAGAACCTTTTGCGTAGTGTTCGGGATCTGCTCAAGACAGAGGAGGTTGTCTCGTCGGGAAAGCGGATCAACAAACCTTCGGACGATCCTGTCGGAAGCGCACGCACTTTGCACTATCGCCGGCTTTTGGGAGCTGTCGGACAATATGAACGGAACATGAACCACGCAGATGCCTGGCTCAAAAGCACCGAGTCTGCCCTGGGTACCGCGAATGACCTGTTGGTTCGAGCCAAAGAACTGGCTGTGTACCAGGCCTCTGAGACGGCCTCGGCCGAAACGCGGGCTGCAGCGGCTGCTGAGGTAAAGGTTATTTGGCAAGAGATGCTCCGTCTGGCTAACACACGTTTTGGTGAAACGTATATCTTTGCCGGCCATCAAACCGATTCGGCGCCTTTTGCAAAGGAATCGCTGCCCATTCTCACGTCCCCGTATGTCGACGACGCTGTTTTCAGCATCAATACAGACGAGATTTGGACATTTGTGGTCGGAGCGGAGCGTTTCGATGTATCGGTTTCCGCAGGCCATTCGTTGATGGAGGTGGCGGAAGCCGTCACCGCTGCAGGGGAAGGGTTGGTGCAGGCTGAAGTTATTGGTGACGGCCCTCCCGGCGCCGCCGACCGGCTGGTCATAAGCTTGGCTCCTGACCGGAGCGCAGCTGTGATCGGAATTGAAGGCAATACAAGCAATCTTGAACTTCATATCGGCGCGGCCGATGCGGAACATATCGCCTACAGAGGGGATCAGGGCCTCATTGCTGTCAATATGGGAGAAAATATAGGACTAAACATCAATTTCACGGGTCAGCACGTGTTCACAGAAGATGACAGTGCAAGCGGTGTGAATATCTTCTATGTCCTTGACAGCCTTTGCTCGGCACTTGAGGAAAACGACACGACGGCGATTCAGGACCGGATCGTATTGCTCGACAGCGCACAAAGCCAGGTTCTGGGAGCACAGAGCGAATTGGGTGCGCGACTTAATCGTGTGGAGATGGCCAGGAATTACTGGTCGGATTTCGAGTTGGCTACCACTCAGCTTCTCTCTGAGACGGAAGATGCAGACATGGTGGAGGCCATGACACGGCTGAGTCTTCAGGAAACCATTTATAACGCTTCATTGGGCATTGCGGGTCGTATGCTGCAACAGACGCTGCTCGATTTCATAAAATGA
- a CDS encoding putative First flagellar hook-filament junction protein FlgK (Evidence 3 : Putative function from multiple computational evidences) produces the protein MSSDIYSILHAAKGALTAQQLGISVTGHNIANANTPGYSRQRLVLETEVPQSNNPGQIGRGVKAAEVKRFHDRFIGLQLNDANQALGRWEAQAEVMNKVETFFNGDQISEAMNQFWNAWDDLANNPGGQAERLVLLAKGQQLADNISRLHGNLSDIRMNDVAVVVDAAVETVNRIAGEIADLNQKILTAEAGGQNANDHRDQRDALVAEISAILDVSSFEDNGGSVALLLADGRPLVEKSLTWDLGIRKDESGLQRIIWEDPSGNELDATDEISGGRLKGLLEGRDQVSQYLANLDTFAKGLIEEINGLHRTGYGLTIDHGSGIPCTGIDFFSGDSASAMVVNEALLEDAGLIAAAADAEGVPGDNRIAVALANLRYKAVLNESTCTFGDYLNAVVSDLGSAVAQTGANEEHQSSLVSYLKTYRESVSGVSIDEEMIALVQYQHAYAASARLISTVDEMLQTLLTIL, from the coding sequence ATGTCTTCAGATATTTACTCTATTCTGCACGCGGCCAAAGGGGCCCTTACGGCCCAGCAACTCGGCATCAGCGTGACGGGGCATAACATCGCTAATGCCAACACGCCCGGCTATTCGCGGCAGCGGCTCGTCTTGGAAACCGAGGTGCCCCAAAGCAATAACCCCGGACAGATCGGCCGAGGTGTCAAGGCTGCAGAGGTAAAGCGCTTTCATGACCGATTTATTGGACTGCAATTGAATGATGCGAACCAGGCCTTGGGGCGCTGGGAGGCGCAGGCGGAGGTGATGAATAAGGTTGAGACCTTTTTCAACGGTGACCAGATCAGTGAGGCTATGAACCAATTCTGGAATGCATGGGATGATTTGGCCAATAATCCGGGCGGGCAGGCAGAGCGTTTGGTTCTGCTGGCGAAGGGGCAGCAGTTGGCGGACAATATCAGTCGCCTGCACGGGAACCTGAGTGATATCCGGATGAATGATGTCGCGGTGGTTGTCGATGCCGCTGTTGAAACAGTGAATCGTATCGCGGGCGAGATAGCCGATCTGAACCAGAAGATCCTTACCGCGGAGGCCGGAGGACAAAATGCGAATGACCATCGGGATCAGCGGGATGCTCTTGTAGCCGAGATTTCCGCCATCCTGGATGTGAGCAGTTTCGAGGACAACGGAGGGTCTGTTGCCCTGCTCCTGGCTGATGGGCGGCCCCTGGTGGAAAAATCTTTAACCTGGGATCTGGGTATTCGCAAGGACGAGAGCGGTTTGCAGCGAATCATATGGGAGGATCCTTCCGGAAACGAACTCGATGCCACAGATGAGATCAGCGGCGGGCGTCTCAAGGGCCTCCTCGAAGGGCGGGATCAGGTGTCACAATATTTGGCGAATCTGGATACATTCGCAAAGGGGCTGATCGAGGAGATCAACGGATTGCATCGGACGGGTTATGGGTTGACAATTGACCACGGCTCCGGCATTCCCTGCACAGGTATCGATTTTTTCAGTGGAGATTCGGCTTCTGCTATGGTGGTCAACGAAGCCCTTCTGGAGGATGCGGGTTTGATTGCTGCAGCCGCTGATGCGGAGGGTGTCCCAGGGGATAACCGGATCGCCGTGGCATTGGCGAATTTACGTTATAAGGCCGTCTTGAATGAGTCGACGTGCACTTTTGGCGATTATCTCAACGCGGTTGTGAGCGATTTAGGCAGTGCGGTCGCTCAGACCGGTGCCAACGAAGAACATCAGTCGAGTCTGGTGAGTTATCTGAAGACATACCGGGAGTCGGTTTCCGGCGTATCGATCGACGAAGAAATGATCGCTCTGGTTCAATATCAGCATGCCTATGCAGCATCGGCTAGATTGATCTCGACGGTGGATGAAATGCTGCAGACTCTCCTCACGATCCTTTGA